ACGCAACCAGTGCTTTTTTTTCATGGGCTTGTACACTAAAAGAGATTTTCCATATTGTTGCAGCTAAGACAAGGTTCAAAAAGTCTCTCACCACCGCTCTAATTCCTCCCTGATCCCTCTTTCTAACTGCTGCGTCAACATTTATTTTGAATAGGGAGCTTGGTGGGGCATTTCATCTGCTTCTTGATTTTGCTAGCAGGTTTGAATGTGGTGTAAacttttttcttaaattaactGTGCTTTCCAAAATATTTTCGAATTCTTCCATGCCTTTCCAATTTCTTCATCAACCTGTGACTCAATTCCTTTAAAAACTAACAGATTTCTGGCTCTCCATAGCTGATTTAGGAGGAAGTTAAAGAAGGACCTCTCCTTCCAGTTTTTACATCATCTCAATTACCCATGTCTTCAAGTTTTGACTTTCTAAGACTTCGGTCCTTAAATTAAAAAGGAATGCAAACCAAAATCTTAAAGCAAAGAGGTAGTCTCTAGCCAAGTGAGATTCGGTTTTCTCGTGACTCCAACATCTTATGCATGTCGAATTATCTGCTATTCCTCTCCTTGAAAAGTTCTTTTTTGTTGGAAGGGATCTTTGGAGTAAACGCcacaaaaaattaagaattttggcAGAGCTTTTGTCTTCCACACTTTTTTTCAGGTATTCTCCTCCCCTCTCTCTGTTTTTGGACTGGctgaataattttgattttgtgcTTTAATGTCATGATATGCAATTTTGACTATGAAATTTTCATCCTTAGTTTTCTTCTAtatgaaaacatctgattaatctGTCCTAAGAATAGGAATTTCAGTAATTTGTTGAGCTTAAAACggtaaaaaaatttgttaaggTCAGATTATTTATCTCTAAACTTTATACCTCTTAAATTATactatcaataaaaaatttaaatatacgtTAATAGTATATTATTTATCTCTAATCTTTGTACCTCTTAGATTATACTAACTTGAATGTCAAATTCTCTTGTATTTATACTTATTCGCACTCTAGAGATGCCAATCTGAAATAAGGAGAACCAATACAACTTTATGTCACGTACACGATGATCCTCtaaatttatatttcaaaaCTACAAAAAGTAATCTTAATCTCGTTTCCAAACCATcgttaatttctaaaattttatattgtaaaacaaacaaataactaTAAATTAAAAACCTTTATATACaccaaattcaattaaaaaaagcaTTATTTatgatagttaaaaataattatttgtgtTTTAGTTTTGTAATGGCAGTAAACATCTTCGTTCAAATTTAGTAACTCTAATTATCATTCAATAGATAAGTAGAGGTTATTGTTTAGAGATACAcctattcaattattttttatttttgtattgtaAGTTGGAAAGAGATATAGCTCACTATGTCTAGAGTTGAGTTTGTTTCACTTGGAAGGGATGAAGTATATATtgacttcaaaaaaaaaaagactaatgACAGACACTTGTAAAGGCATTTCGACATTCAATTAAGTAAGAGTAAGAGATGAATATAATGttatttaaaatgaataatatatttttatatagttagGATTTTGTATTTATAGAGTGTTATTTTTTTGAAGTGGttgagataattttttaatattttggtaACCACTCTCAATCTATTTTAAAATGGTTCTATTATAATCGAGATTTTctctaattgaaaataaatcacatttattattttatttaaattttaatttatagataTAATTGGATCGAGTTATGACTAACAGATCAGAGTCCCGATATTTGACctgtgatattttttaataaaacaattGAGCTTTTGACTTTTAGATTTATAAATCAGAATAGTGGTAGTAATAGTAATAGCCCCAAGCTCAActtattgtttttgaaaaataatagtcATGTTAGAGAGAAAAGCTTgaattaaataaagtaaaagaaaactaagagtgaTTATGAAACAATGGTAAGATATTGATATGAGGATTAACCCAAGATCAACTTGATAATCTTGAAAATAAAGTTGGTCAAGCTTGTTATTGAAAAAGATGTTGCTTATATCAGTGTATTTTTGGATGCACTTATAgttgattgtttgtttgattgatttcaactTATATATGTCGTCTtgctttgattgatttcaatttATAAATGCCGATTTGTTTGGAGTGATTCCGACTTATAGGTATCGACTTGTTTAGATTAATTCCAACTTATAGTTGTCGGTTTGTTGGAAGTGATTCCAACTTATAACTATCGGTTTATTTTTGTATGCCAACTTTAGTATTTATAATAGCTcaaaccacccgctagcacgatattgtccgctttggcacacaaggcctcacagttttgtctttgacgatagggatgatagccgaaactcccccacactcactcgtcaaaacgcgtcatgctagggagaggtattcacacccttataaggcatgctttgttccctcttcAACCGATGTgagaccttacaatccacccccttAAGAGAGCccagcgccctcgctggcacatcgacCCAGGCTTcgactctgataccatctgtaacagcccagaccacccgctagcacgatattgtccgctttggcacacaaggcctcacgattTTGCTTTTGACGATAtggatgatagccgaagccctcccctccacactcactcgtcaaaatgcatcatgctagggagaggtattcacacccttataaggcatacTTCATTCCCCTCCCCAACTGATGTGAGACCTTACGGTATTGATTTGTCATAGTTCATTTTAGATAAGAACTCTATTAGCTTTCAAGAATTGATATAGCAACAACAGAAAATAAGATTAGTCATGGTCTCGTGGAGGCAATAAATCATATAAAGATAATGATTGGCAAAGTATATATAGTTATTCTCAAACCAATTAAAAACTGAGTTTGTTCTCGAATTGATATAAAGTCGAGTTTTGTTCTGAAATTGATTGATAGCCgaatttatttttggattgattgattaattttaacatatgaAATGATAAGATACATCTCGTCTgataatttttttctgttttcttgtGCTTCGAATCTATAACTATTCTTTTTCTAGTTCATTTAGTGCATCTTCTATGTTAGTGAACTTATTTTCGTCCTCTGCCAGTGTCACTTTGGTTGATATATCTATTGGTATAGACCAATCTTGTATATCTGATATGAGATCGAGCTCTGTCATGAGGCTCAAGCTCTTCGAGTTATAGACTATTTGTATGGACTGCTTGTTTAGTTGCCTTTCCTGGTTCGACTTGAGTGTTCTTTTCGTATTGAATAATCAGTTGATTCCTTTCGAAATAAATTGCGgaaaagaaatttaaagtttCAACTCTTTATATGcagtagaataaaaaatattggttACAGATTTCTCAAAATCGCAATTGTTTGTATTAGACGTATAGATCGATTAAATGGGCATTTGTTTTGGTGCATTGTTTGATATGTGATGGTAGTTAACTCGACTTATAAGTCGGTATGAGCTTTGCTTTGTTGTGAAGGAGATcagagaataataataataataataataataataataatattatgaaagaaaaaataaaataaaattatgtgcTATGAATGTGAAACCTTCAATGTTGAAAGTGTAAAGGGTGTGCCTCGTCTAATAACCTTAGCTATTCTGAATGGTTCTCCTTATTGTTCTaatgtttgttttgtttgcttttattcaaaaattcaGTCATTTTTTGTGCCTCAGCCCTCAATGATTTATTTATAGCTTACAATTCAACCTTGTTGGGAGAAGGAAAGAGATTGTTTTGCTCTTCCATCATTGATTACAACCTGCAAAAAGGGTAAATAATCTGACAGAAAAAATGATAGTAGAGTTAAGTAAATTTGTCATCGCAGATGGTGCCAAATGTTTCTGTCTCGTAAGCCAGAGAGAGGTATAGCTCATCCTGTCCAGAGTTGAGCTTGTCTTCATTTGGGAGAGATAAGGCATACACCAATTTCAAGAGGAACGGCGGTGATGGCGGACACCTGCAAAGGTATTCTGAGACTCAAGTAAGAATAAGCGATGAGTATAATATTTAGAATAAAGCTTTACATTCAAACAAAATACTTAACTAAGTCTAACCAAGTTATTATAACAACTTTTCAAATCAAGTGCtcattctccttctccttctccttccccttctccttctccttctccttctccttatccttctcctcctcttcgtctttcttcttcttcttcttccaaattcgcataggttcttcttcttcccttcttcttctcctcctcctcctcctcctaatttcttcttcttcttcttctttgtcaatgttgcttcttcttcttttttttccatcattaaatatttttggttcatttcttaatttattttgatttgaggttcacttgatgatgctgataagtattgactaaattttttattccttaagtaatttcggtttatttcttagtttaattgagatTCATTTCGATTCAGAAATAAATtcgatatatttttattcatgattgagtctttttttagcaaaaaaaaaatgaaattatttattatcactttattcaattgTATTAGATTTCATTCTATTCCATTCAATTTGTCTTCTAAGTCATTCTAACCATTGGGACAAATTATTCATCGACAACACACATGGACTATAAATGAAtcgaaaatattattaaagcgAAACCATTgtataataccaaatgaatCAAACATttgtccattatataaatttgaATTCAGAAACACCTGCGTTTAGAATgaaccaaaaatattattaaagcaAAACTATTGTATAGTACCAAATGAACCGAATATTTATCcgttatataaattcaaattcagaaaCACTTGCATCTAGAATGAATCGAAAATATTATCGAAGAAAAACTATTGTATAATACCAAATGAACTGAATatttatccattatataaattcaaattcagaaaCACCTGCGTCTAGAATGAATTGAAAATATTATCAAAGAGAAACCACTATATAATACTAAATATATTGAACATTgttcattatataaattcaaattcaattcaaaatgttGGTGTTGTTTGTGATTACGATAACGAAAGAGAATGCGcgaatttaaaaagaaaagaggaggaagaggaggaggaaacgaggaaatagaaggagaagataaagataaagaagttGCGTTATTGAAACGCGTGTGTGATATACGTTAGTGTGATGAAAGtggtttttgttaaattttggcCAACTTAATTGGATTTGGTTGCCAAAAATACTTGGACGTGTAGTTGAGTTGGAATATTATTTAGAATGAATAGTGTACCTTTTATATAGTTAAgattttttagttataaaatgtTACCTCTTCGAAGTGGTCgagatatttttctaatattttggtAACCACCTTTAACCTATTTTAAAATGATTGCATTATAGTCGAGATTCTTTCTAACTGAAAATAAAAgtaacatttattattttatttattaatttaaattatatggaATTAGtataagataaattaaaaaattctaagtaaaattttacacaaatttaaaagagaattttgtatgaaaaaatgttaaagatatcattattatttatatatcttgttttattaatttaaattaaaaaaagtagttTCATGATGATAAATgatatttataactttttttttgtttctaataaCTCCAAATTTATctcaattcaataatttttatggatcaagatttttttaaataaaaatattaataaaataataaaataaaaaattaattacttttaaattaaaataataaaatacatattttataaaaattacaaaattaataataattaatagagGATCTAAATTCAATCTTTATATATGGAAGAAAACGTAGCCTtcaaatcatagaaaatctaTCAAGAAATCCATCTCTTCCTATGTGCCTCACTTTAACTCCCTTTAAACTCCCCCGTAAGAATTTGTGAAatttagtgaaaattttcaaactcaCTTGAAATTCATAAAGATTACCATTAATCCATTATCATATCAATAGTCCAATTACCTAtatagagaaaagaaaaaccctTTGATCTAGACTAGAGTCAAATCctctataataaaaaatcaaaagcacAATTaatgaaacaagaaagaaattaaatacaCTTAATTAcccttatcaattttttttttatcttatagtactactaattaataaatcaacTATTTTCCCCAACTCAAACGGCACAAGAATCTGAACTTACTTAAGATTCCCTGTGTTATCATTAAATGTAATATATTTCTCACTTAAAATGACATCATACattaatctaataattaatcCACTAgttcttttaaataaatattaggaATTCAAAAAAAGGGTAAGAATATATCATGATCAAACACAATCtaataatactaaaaatataaaaatcaactTGACCCAAAAGAAATTCtcttgctaataataataacaacaataataataatttttttttctcttactaATTACTATAGCTATATATAATGATCACACAGGTGTCCATAACAAGAGAGGTAGCATCTAGTCAAGTCTAAAACCTCGTGGAGTTCTTTCATTGACCATCAAAAGATGCTCATCATCAAATCACCCACCAAGATCCAACGGCTGTGATTGAATCCTTCCCTCAACTCTTCAAAACCCAAGtgtcccttctcacacttgaaagagaaaaaaaaaaaagacaacaacttgcactctctctctctctcttaacaCTTTGTCCTATATATCTCAAAGTCTTCTTGGTTGGTAATGCGTTTCTCAATAAGCAGCCATGTCTAACAACGCCCCAAGTTCTCTAAGATTCTCATTTCTAAGCCGCCTCAACAAGAATTGCCTTGTTTTCTTGTGAGTTTCTTCAGAGAGAGAAAGACagaggaggagagagaaagagaaagagagaagtaAATTCCGAAACATACACACATACCCACAtagaaagtttgaatctttttggtgtgtttttgtttgtgtgtttttttgcaGAGATGGGTCATGGAGAAAAGATCAGTCCAAGGAGCTTCCATTTGCATCGCCACCTCCTCCAACATGGtgagaagaacaacaacaacatcaacaacagTAGCAACAAAGTGTTTAAGGATGTTATTCCAAAAGGGTTTATGGCAATAAAGGTAGGTCAAGGTGAAGAACAACAAAGGTTTGTTGTTCCTGTTATATACTTCAACCACCCACTCTTCATGCAATTATTGAAGGAAGCTGAAGAAGAGTATGGTTTTGATCAGAAAGGAACCATAACTATACCTTGCCATGTTGAAGAATTCAGGAACGTTAGCGGCTTGATTGATAGGGAAAAGAGTTtccataatcatcatcatcatcaccatgtTGGTTGCTTTGGTTTTTAgtttgatgatgatggaaattaaagaaggaaaaaaaaaaaaggcctgaaaataatagaataaatatcaTCATGACCAAAAATCATGGCTTCTTTTCATAATGATTTGGTCATGTAAATGACTAGTTtaatttaggttttttttttaatataattttttggttttttttttctttgcctATGTTTATTTAGGTATAGATAGAGTGGGATGAGGAAGACATAACAGAATGTTGGTTCTTCCAATTGTAGCTACTTTGGTATGAGTTTGATCTTTGATAGGGAACTGTATAATGATGAAaagttaaaaaagaaagaaaaaaaatgtagatgctttgcttttcttttcttttatttctttttatcttcataattatttaatttctttagttctttctttcttttcctctacTTTCTATCTCTTAGAATTTTTTTCATGCCTTGGAATAATTAGTACACTACTCTTTtggaaaagaaaggaaaaggatTGGAAAGGAGGAATTGATGGGAAGGAAGTAGGACCAAATAAttgtgttattttatattttattttattttattttattttatttgagatCTTTTATTTTGAGTCACTGAATTATCCTTAACCAAACCAAATGGTACTTTTTGCCAGAACAAGTACAATAGACAGTAGTAACTACTAATAACAAAATCCAAATAAATGCCACATCCCCTTGCTTTTTTCATGccactttcttctcttttaaatataatttaattctttGTTTGGGATAATGCTGAATAATCAAGAGATGCTAAGATAAATGATATATGCAAATCAAATTTGAGCACTCTTCTATTTATGttgattttggattttcttcttcttttgcatggatggtaattaatttattagtgcCTTTATTTCAACCAGCCTTAATTTGTGCCTTATCTTGTGAACTTATGTGTCCATAAACAAGTAGAACATTgggaaaagggaaaagaaaaattgaggtttaatttgcatgaataaagaaaaataaattatatattatgaaaGTACAAGCTCTTGTTGTTATTATGAGAATATTCATCCTCGGTAACAATAACTTATTCTTTAATAggaacttattttttaaataaaataactgtttaacaacaacaacaacaacaacaacaacaataataataatNttaaatattttttaagaagaaaTATTTAATGATATACtccttattaattaaataagttttagttctttatttattatattttatattaataatttaagtttagagtttaaattttagaatttaacttttaggatattttattttttatttctctttttttatttattttaataataagttAATTTTTAGAGAGTGATATActccttaatttttttttcaaagtgtATCAGCATTCACAATAAAATACCACCAAGATTTTAAATCCCTCACAATTGAGCGGTTTGAATACATATAACACACCTGCTAACAAATAATCTAAACCATCCcccaaaagaagaaaagaagaagaaacatctAACAAAAACAAATAGAGTACCTATAGTTGGATTATATTTTAGTAGTGTATAAGACACaattcaatacaaataacactcATAGTAATACAAAATCCaccaaattaaatatcaaatctACTAATGATAAAGCCAAATAACTCTTTTGGCATTGCcatcaaaattaatattctcCATATGTATTGTCAGAAGTGATCAGTACATAGTAGTATGGACCATTTCATTTGTTGTGAGTCTGAGATCTGAATGAAACTGAATCACTGAGAATTCTTAGGAAGGGGTGACAATTGAATTGAAACATTGCTGAGATTTTTTTGGACTATATAATGGAGAGGTTATTAagtgtttcaaaaatattaatatttcagtaattttaatcattaatttatattataaaatatatacttaattattttatttcctaTATAATGttgcatttattattattattattattattattattattattattatatagtagGAGAGTGtgtgtatatgtatatgtatatgtgtTTGTGTTTNNNNNNNNNNNNNNNNNNNNNNNNNNNNNNNNNNNNNNNNNNATTGGGTAGGTGATGAAGAGAGACAAACTGAAGTGCCAGTGGGTGGGTGCATGACTTCCACGTTTGGTAAGTGTTATGATGTTTTtatatgatgcatatcaaggacaataataataataataataatgaggcacaacaattatttttatttttatttttatttttattttagtaattcaTTTACAATAAAAGAGTAACCTCAATAATCTTATTACTCTATGTTCCCTGAATGTTGAAACTCGAAACAATAGAATAGATCCAAATGGGGAATAATAGTTCTCGGAAAATTAGACCCTTTAATTTGGAATTGCATTTAATTCATATACGTGAGTGATAGTTCAGGAATAtcatagatatttttattgtcaTCTCTTGGATGTTACTGTgtggaataaaatatattgtggAATGTGGATTCATACaacattttattaataattgggATTTAGGAGTATATGGGGagtattaaaagatatttaattgTATGTTTAATTTCCTCTATTTTGATAAATGTCAataaatttcatttttaattacTGTTTTTATTGATTTCTTAACTTTAAAATTTGTATAGTTATTTAATTACTCATTTGggctttatttttatttatacaaattttatataatagtaaatattaaattattattttttaatcaatgtgttattatttattaaattcactttttttttaaatattctaatCAGTGTATAAAAAAAGTGTTACACTATTTTttgtgataaaataaaatagttacaCTATGcaacaagaaaacaaaagataTTAATTTCTGTCATGTATATTGAAGACTACAAGACACTTCAACCCCACATAAAAGAAAGAGGTCCACTTTGCTCTCTTGAACTTTCAATTTtcggatttttcttttttcaagttTATACGGATTTAATTgctgtatatatatgttttaactTTCTTCTCCATAAAACGATTCAAAGAATCTCACGAAACTGTGGAAAAACATAAATAGTGCTCATCATATTGAATTAATTGTCTTGGGTTTATACATTCATTTTCAAGTGATCTTGTTAGAGATTCCGCATTGCTTGGGGATGGATAAGGATATTAATTTGTCAGATAATTTTTATCCTTATAGATAATTTCTTTACGTAAAACTAAAAAAagctcaattttttatttagagttGAATtcactaaaatttaatttaaaattaaagtttatcTTATAATTTTTAGTACAATGATATTATATCCACgtaaaaattagtcattaaatcAGTTTTAATATGCctgtatataaataaatatataatataagttaaaatttttttgaaaggaacagaaaaattaaaaataatactatatgaccagtaaatattattattttgggtTAGTATTTAGTTAGcaataatttgtatttatatttataagagtttgtataaaaaaaatatatagtagtTTATCCatatatttttcagaatttataaatataaattaataaaattatttattaaagagaatttaatatttatgttggTCAAATAATggccaaaattattaaaattataataaaactattctttaaaagaaataactaataaaaaaagaataaataattatatatctaagAAGACTAGTACAAATAGGTGAAAATCTATGATAAAATTCTTCACAGGCTTATTTTTCACGTTACTCGATTTTATTAGTTGGAGTATTTGCAGATAATGTTCAATGTttcaaaatttgtattttagatATGCAAGTTCAAATGTAATAAGAGAGATGTTAAATCTCgcatcaaattaaatatatatctaataataacttttataattgtaggatagttttcttttcacttttgaaCTAATTTTTTGATTGAGTTAGACATTCTtaattctaatatatatatatatatatttacactactaattttattttattttattttttcagctATTAACTTGCATGTATAAAGTGCACACTACTGAAGATTATTGTAGAAATTAGAATCCAATAACCGATCGTTATCCCGAAAATACAACCTTAGAAAAATCTGTGGTGACAAAAACGCCGATTCTTGCTTTTAATATTGTCAAATTGCTCAAAAAGAATTAGAATGGTTCAACTGGATCAacaagggaaaaagaaaacataaacaaataaaaaggaaataagataaactttttaaatacaataaaaaagagaaaactctttgtatatataaggaatttcatacttttttcttttgttgagaTATGATTATGCATTCTAATAAATTGCTTAAACTTTTGAGATGATGAATCCTTCAACCTAACAATAGCTTAGTTAAGACTTATCTTTCGCTTGAACTACTTATTATAAACAAATAAGTTGAAGTGTGATTGGgatatatatattgtttgtgtgtattttttttaaaattttagtattttatgttgatgatgattACGTACGGtaattatatgtaaatattgttaaaactaaaaatatattttaataatatttatttagtaataattttttaaaaatattgttaaataataaaaaaatattactttaattttagtaatattttaaaaatatcatagtCATTGTAGTATAGgtatactaaaataatatatttttatatataaagagaaaataaattttaatgttcGTGTAAACTAGTTGACAATTCAAAAATACAAATTGGTTAGGTCTGgttgctttctttaattaattaaaaaaatagggTTTATTGATGTTAATGCTTGTGATAAGTAATATAATTATGACATTATTGTATCCTATATTGATGGTTCAACTATTGTcattatttacattttttataaCAAGTCAACTAGTTGACCATTTAAACCATCTAAATAGTTACTTGCTCGCGGGTTTGgatatgaatgaatgaatgatttcaataagaagaagaagtgatGTCATGATTTTAATAGGATTATGACATTAGCATGTGGAATAGGTCGAATATTTGGTGTAATTTAAGATTAGTATCATTTCAGAAggaaatttagaaaaagaaaagggtagATTGGTTTTTGCACCAATGGTTTGAAGATTATGTGTGCGAGTCAACAAGTCAACTATATCCGATTTTTTACCTTTCCTTTTCACACTTAGTTGATGTGAGAAAGgaagaaattaaatcaaatttaaagtGGAACTGAATTTCAATCAAAGTGAGTGTGCGGCCTCCACTCCAATACCCTTATGCCACTTTAATTTGGAGATGATTTTTTATTGGAATATAATACacactttttacttttcttatctattttttatggGTCTAAATGAAGAATTGTTCAACGTTTAGAAAGTACATGGAGTATATAGATATGGCTTTTAGGATAACTTAATTTCCATTATNNNNNNNNNNNNNNNNNNNNNNNNNNNNNNNNNNNNNNNNNNNNNNNNNNNNNNNNNNNNNNNNNNNNNNNNNNNNNNNNNNNNNNNNNNNNNNNNNNNNNNNNNNNNNNNNNNNNNNNNNNNNNNNNNNNNNNNNNNNNNNNNNNNNNNNNNNNNNNNNNNNNNNNNNNNNNNNNNNNNNNNNNNNNNNNNNNNNNNNNNNNNNNGTTTTGTtcttttagaaaataataaagattaaattataaaatttttaataaaaaaattctaatattatcattgaaatattttttttaaaacttaaaatttaaaaaaagatatacataaataattatattaaagatataattatttatattatctttttttttatcagcttaattaaattttaaaaaaaagtgatatCGTAATGTTAGActtttatattcaaaaaatttaaaatttcatatttaataaattttaaaaataaaataaaaaatataaaaaaattaaaaattaaaaatattaaaaatattaaatataattatttatattatccTTTTTTATCGActtaaacttttgaaaaaaataatcgTGGTATCAGGACAGATTATAACCTCCCAATCAAGTGGTACGGTCATTCTTTTGGCATGTTCTTAGATTAACACCATGAGAATATCATTATTGTAGATATCCAATTAATTTAGGGGTGGTTTTAGTGTTCCAATGTGTTTCAAACTCATAAGGAGTTacatgaatatatatataatatatatatatataaaatcacAATACAATATACTCATAATCATTTGGTCACATTTCACACAAAATCAATTCATGCTACATAGCAccaccttttctttctttctttt
This sequence is a window from Arachis duranensis cultivar V14167 chromosome 2, aradu.V14167.gnm2.J7QH, whole genome shotgun sequence. Protein-coding genes within it:
- the LOC107472915 gene encoding auxin-responsive protein SAUR32, encoding MGHGEKISPRSFHLHRHLLQHGEKNNNNINNSSNKVFKDVIPKGFMAIKVGQGEEQQRFVVPVIYFNHPLFMQLLKEAEEEYGFDQKGTITIPCHVEEFRNVSGLIDREKSFHNHHHHHHVGCFGF